The DNA window TCGTCATCTTCACTACGGCATACGATAGCTACGCCCTCCAGGCTTTCGAGGCACAAGCGCTCGACTATCTCCTTAAGCCATTCGATCAGGAGCGCCTCCACCGCGCGCTGGAACGCGCCAAGACGGAGATGACGAAGTCGGCGAAAGGCGCGCTGAATGACAATCTCGCCAATCTACTATCGGCAGCGCGGAAGCCGCGTGCTGAGAATCGGCTGATCATTAAGTCCGGCGGTCGCGTGGTCTTCATTCAGATGGATGAAATCGACTGGATCGAAGCAGCCGCGAACTACGTTCGTCTGCATGTCGCAGGAAAGAACGCGTATCTGTTCCGCGAATCCATCGGCCGGATGGCCGATAAGCTCGATGCCTCGCAGTTCATCCGCATCCACCGGTCTTTTATTGTGAATGTCAGCAAGATAAAAGAGCTGCAGCCCTGCAACAACGGCGAGTTCATGGTCTCCCTGCGCAACGGCAAAGAGCTTCCATGCAGCCGTTTTTACCGGCATGCGCTGGAATCGCTCTGGAAGGGAACGCAGTAGTTCCGATCCCAAGCGAAAAGAACAGGGACAATAGCAGGGCGTTTTTTGAATTCGGTCTCGAAATCGTGGATTTCTGCCCAAA is part of the Terriglobales bacterium genome and encodes:
- a CDS encoding LytTR family DNA-binding domain-containing protein, with amino-acid sequence MPSTAEGQINMILAPKMRAVIADDEPLSREKLRFLLDRESDVQIVAECAGVEDTLNAVRSHHPDLLLLDIELEGGNGFDIVRSIPGEMPIVIFTTAYDSYALQAFEAQALDYLLKPFDQERLHRALERAKTEMTKSAKGALNDNLANLLSAARKPRAENRLIIKSGGRVVFIQMDEIDWIEAAANYVRLHVAGKNAYLFRESIGRMADKLDASQFIRIHRSFIVNVSKIKELQPCNNGEFMVSLRNGKELPCSRFYRHALESLWKGTQ